A part of Oncorhynchus clarkii lewisi isolate Uvic-CL-2024 chromosome 17, UVic_Ocla_1.0, whole genome shotgun sequence genomic DNA contains:
- the LOC139369420 gene encoding ubiquitin carboxyl-terminal hydrolase 37-like — protein MLCQLKEEGMILKTLGVNYTCPVSQLEFQLVSVRTCTSSECTLLSSLALTFKGEKVEFTCAGCKGLHASKVEQFHTLPLVLVLHLKRFGGPGGLEKLEAPLLFPSELRLSNFCGDTVPPLHSASPQALTNQTPNIQVSIPQTLASQVPNPLGEAKDSAICCSEAAASEVSDWLLPADWRSLSFGRLRKLRALH, from the exons ATGCTGTGCCAGCTGAAGGAGGAGGGCATGATACTGAAGACACTCGGGGTGAACTATACCTGCCCTGTTTCCCAGCTGGAGTTCCAGCTTGTCTCAGTGCGCACATGTACCAG CTCTGAGTGCACCTTGCTAAGCAGCCTAGCACTCACTTTCAAA GGAGAAAAGGTTGAATTCACATGTGCGGGCTGCAAGGGCCTCCACGCCTCAAAGGTGGAGCAGTTCCACACACTGCCTCT TGTGCTGGTTCTGCATCTGAAGAGGTTTGGAGGACCTGGGGGGTTGGAGAAGCTGGAGGCTCCTCTTTTGTTTCCTTCAGAGCTGAGGCTCTCCAACTTCTGTGGGGACACGGTGCCACCCCTGCACAGTGCCAGCCCACAGGCCCTCACCAACCAGACCCCCAATATCCAGGTGTCCATCCCCCAGACCCTCGCCAGCCAAGTCCCCAACCCACTCGGAGAGGCCAAAGATAGCGCCATCTGCTGTTCAG AAGCTGCAGCCAGTGAAGTCAGTGATTGGCTACTACCAGCTGACTGGCGTAGTCTCTCATTTGGGAGGCTCCGCAAACTCCG GGCACTACATTAG